The following is a genomic window from Novipirellula aureliae.
TGCCAAATCACGATAGATTGGCTGAGCCGTCTGGGCGATTAAATCAAATCCCCCCGTCCCCTTTTCCGTCGGCTGTAGTTGAAATGCATTCATAGCGATAATCAAAAACGCCGCCGTCGCCATCAAGCCAATCGTCAGCGTGCTGCGCAGTGGATGCCGCGACGCGTTACGGGCAGCCAATGAAGAGAGCGAAAACGATTGTTTGCTCGGGCTTTTCTTGTTTGCAGCCCCGATTCGGCGCGGTCGACTGAGCCAGCCGTAGACGACAGTCATTGCGGCAATCAGAAGCATCATCCCGCCTCCGACAAACCCGCCTGCTGCTGCCTGGCCTCCCTTGACCGCACCCATCGCCGCAGCGGCGCATGCGGTGATGGACAAACCGATCGCGATAAGATTGAACTTGGAAAGTTGGCCCGATTGACCCCCCTTGCGATTTTTCTTGTCTGATCCAGACTCGTCGTCTCGTCCTGCTAACAATCGCTGGGCATCAACTCGGACGATGGATCGCACGGTAAACCAAATCGTTACGAACGAAACGCCCCAACTCACGAGTCCTCCCACCAGAATACTGGTGGCTGTCCAATGAAACGTCAAAAACGGTACGGTGACCGCACCGACCCACCATGAACGCAGGCTCCACAAAACAAACATTGCATAGCCAATCCCTCCAAAAATACCGACGATGACACCAAACGCGGCGACGATACCGCCCTCGCCAAGCACGAGCCGCCCGACTCGCGACGGATTCCAACCAATCGCCAACAACGTTCCCAGCTCGCGAAGTCTGGAGGTCAATCCGAGACGAAACAGCATGGCAATCAACATGATCGCCGATAAGATGACAAAGAAACTGAGTGACAAGAACAATGCGTCGAAGGGAGTCGTTCCTTTTGACGCAGCGAGTTGTTCGCTGCGGATCGGACGCACGATCCATCCCAATTCCGCAAGCGATGGTCGTACAGCCTCGAGAATCAATTTGCTGAGCTCTGCTTCGCTTTCCCCCTCGAGCCTCTCAATGCGAAGCCCCGTCGCCTTGCCAAACCGGCTGCCGAACAAACGTTGCCCATCGGCAAGGGGCAAGAACGCCTTGGGCGTCAAGCGGTAATGGTTCCAATATGCGTCGTCATCCGGTGTGATCTTGCGCACAAGCTGGAACGGCAGGTCCCAATCGTTGATCGAATCTTGGTCCGTGACACCAGGAACCGTGGGTGTCAATCCAGGATCGTTGTAGACGGTGGGTGATTTATCGAAAACCGCTTCACGGTTCCGCCGGTAGGGGCGCGCCGGTTCGGTGATCGGTACGATATCGGTAACGACCGCCGAGAAGGTGCGTTCAACCTCCACACCCTTTTCAACTTCAGGTTCGTAATAGGAGAAACGTAGCCGTGTGCCGACTTTTGCTTCCAGTCGTCTTGCCGTCCAGTCGTTCAGCACGACAGGAACGAGCGACTCCGACGGGGGCGACTCCGACGGGGGCTGGTAGTCGAGCGGCAGCGTGGACGAGGAATCGATCGCTGTAATGATGCTATACGGCACCGTTTGAAGGACGCGTCCCGACTCATCAAGCCGCTCGATCGCGTTGGCCAAATACGTGTTTGAAACGGTCACCCGGCCATTATCGAGTCCGCTGGTGACCTTTTCGACGACCGCTTCAGGGAGCAGCAATTGTTCGGAAGTCAGTGAGTAGTAGTCAAACACAAACTCCGTATTCGGGTCGGCGTCGTCCGCTGTTGCTTCGGTTATCGCCGCTTGGCGATTCCGTTTTAGCTTCAGCCCCAGCGTGCTCAGCTTTAGATTCAAGTCGGACAACTCGACGGGAGTGGGAAACAGCACCATGTTGGCTTGCCCGCTGCGATCGAGGACGTCGCATACGGTACTCCGGCTAAGATAGACGTTCATCGGTGCCACTTGACTGGGGGTGACCGAAAACCGACCGAGTCCTCGATCGGGAATGATGTCGAGCACGCTCATCCGGGGCAAGCCTTCGCTTTCGAGTTCGCGCCGTCCCAGCGGACTGTCGGCTGGCACCGCCCCCTCGACTGGCAATCGGATCGTCACCAAATCGCCT
Proteins encoded in this region:
- a CDS encoding ABC transporter permease, which encodes MPQSVSTFSLGSMIRSGLRFRLPISLAVGLGVATATAVIVGALLVGDSMRGSLRELTLERLGKTDFMLAPGSFFELDDLLSRRPDAAALAFFPTGVAEYSPDPDTVHRAGNVQLIGCDERFWELGNGSNLPAAFPDEEGVVLNQSAASELGVRQGDLVTIRLPVEGAVPADSPLGRRELESEGLPRMSVLDIIPDRGLGRFSVTPSQVAPMNVYLSRSTVCDVLDRSGQANMVLFPTPVELSDLNLKLSTLGLKLKRNRQAAITEATADDADPNTEFVFDYYSLTSEQLLLPEAVVEKVTSGLDNGRVTVSNTYLANAIERLDESGRVLQTVPYSIITAIDSSSTLPLDYQPPSESPPSESLVPVVLNDWTARRLEAKVGTRLRFSYYEPEVEKGVEVERTFSAVVTDIVPITEPARPYRRNREAVFDKSPTVYNDPGLTPTVPGVTDQDSINDWDLPFQLVRKITPDDDAYWNHYRLTPKAFLPLADGQRLFGSRFGKATGLRIERLEGESEAELSKLILEAVRPSLAELGWIVRPIRSEQLAASKGTTPFDALFLSLSFFVILSAIMLIAMLFRLGLTSRLRELGTLLAIGWNPSRVGRLVLGEGGIVAAFGVIVGIFGGIGYAMFVLWSLRSWWVGAVTVPFLTFHWTATSILVGGLVSWGVSFVTIWFTVRSIVRVDAQRLLAGRDDESGSDKKNRKGGQSGQLSKFNLIAIGLSITACAAAAMGAVKGGQAAAGGFVGGGMMLLIAAMTVVYGWLSRPRRIGAANKKSPSKQSFSLSSLAARNASRHPLRSTLTIGLMATAAFLIIAMNAFQLQPTEKGTGGFDLIAQTAQPIYRDLANRQIQTELLGTDGELLSSAIVCPLRLRLGQDASCNNLYQATAPTVVGIPESFSQTMIEHPDRLPDFEWASYQSDANDQSECHWQLLQTTATGTADDPLPVVIDLGTAMWSLQLRGGVGEVTSFEFEPGKPIYFQVVGLLSNSLLQGRLMIGEQNFETVFPEISGYRLFLIDSGETNADPIASLLERKLGDVGMDASQTRDVLAGLLAVQNTYLRTFQSLGALGLLLGTIGLAIAQLRSVLDRRGELAVMRAVGFTRRRLANMVMRETAVLLMIGIGCGSLCAILAVLPYGIVSGMNPPWAGPLIIVLGIMFFGMLSGLIAVRQVVRMPLLESLRGQ